In Mercurialis annua linkage group LG5, ddMerAnnu1.2, whole genome shotgun sequence, a single genomic region encodes these proteins:
- the LOC126680725 gene encoding MLP-like protein 34, with translation MEADVEIKASAEMFHDFFGGRPHHMPNASEKLQSCELHEGQFGKHGSVVYWNYVHDGVPKAAKNMVEIDDANLTTTYTVTEGDTMKEYKDFKFVVKATPKAKGCTVNWTIKYEKLNENIPEPHSMLKYVIHASLQRPR, from the exons ATGGAAGCTGATGTAGAAATCAAAGCATCTGCTGAAATGTTCCATGATTTTTTTGGTGGCAGACCACACCATATGCCCAACGCTTCAGAAAAATTACAAAGCTGTGAATTGCATGAAGGCCAATTTGGAAAACATGGCTCTGTTGTCTATTGGAATTACGTTCATg ATGGAGTGCCTAAGGCTGCAAAGAACATGGTGGAAATAGATGATGCGAACTTGACCACTACTTATACAGTAACCGAAGGAGACACTATGAAGGAATACAAGGATTTCAAATTTGTTGTTAAGGCTACACCTAAGGCTAAGGGCTGCACTGTTAATTGGACCATCAAATATGAGAAGTTGAATGAAAATATTCCTGAACCTCATTCTATGCTTAAATATGTGATCCATGCATCTCTCCAAAGACCTCGATGA